A window of Kribbella sp. NBC_00382 genomic DNA:
CAGGGTGAGCGCCTTGACGGCCTCGCGCAGCGAGTTGCGCGACAGCCCGAGCCGGGCCGCGAGGTCCGCCTCCTTGGGCAGCCGGTCGCCCGGCCCCAACTCGCCCGAGGTGATCATGTCCTTGATCTTGACGATCGCCTCATCCGTCAACGCCATTCGGTCAGTATGCCGTCACAGCCGCCCGTCAGGGGCCAGAATCGGCGGTATGACACAGGGGTACTCCGGGAAGCCGCTTGCCGCGAAGCTCGGGATCAAGCCCGGGCACACGGTGGTGCTCGACAACGCCCCGCCCGGGTTCGCGATCGAGGGGCTGCCCGACGGCGCCAGGACGCTGAGCCGTCCCGGCAGGGCGGAGTACGACGTGATCCTTGCCTTCTGCCCCGATCGCGCCCGGCTGGCCGCCAGACTTCCCGTACTCCTGCCGAGAACCAGCACGGCCGGGATGATCTGGGTGGCCTGGCCGAAGCGCGCGTCCGGCGTACCGACCGACCTGGACGAGAACGGTGTCCGCGAGCTGGCCCTGCCGCTCGGGGTGGTGGACGTGAAGGTGTGTGCGATCGATGCCACCTGGTCCGGGCTCAAACTGGTCCGCCGACTGGCCAATCGGTGAGAACTGGACTGATCCGCTGAGTGACGTTGGCCACATCGGTATCCGCCGGCGTCCCTCACGACCAGCGATCGACCCGCTGCATACTGTGGCCAGCAACGCTCGCCGACCGGCCGCAGGTAGACCGGAATTACCGCTGGAACCCCACGCCTGCAACGTGTCCGGCAGCTAATCCGCCATCAGTCCAGTTCCCGGCGGCCAGGCCCGGCGACGCGCTCGCTGGAACACCTGCCACGGCAGTGTTTCAGCCCTCGATCGATCAACTGCGCGGATGCCAACCACTCGATCGACTGGTCCGGTGATCCCCGGCTGCGGAACTGTTGCGGCAGCTATTAGCCTTGGCTCGGGAAGTCCCTCATAACTTCCCTAGTCATAACTCTGACCCGATCGGAAGAGGCGAACTGCCCAGTGGCCACCGAGCCATCAGAACCTGACCCCTTTGCAGCCTTCGGTGCGAACGAATGGCTGGCCGACGAGATGTACGAGAGCTACCTCTCCGATCCGAAGTCGGTGGACCCGGCCTGGATCAAGTACTTCGAGTCCGACAGCTTCAAGGGGAACAGCCCGGGTGATGCGAAGCCGGTGACGTCCAGCCCGGCCGACGCTCCCCGTCCGGACGCCGTGTCAGACAACAAGACCCCCGAGGCGCCGAGCCGCGGCACGGCCGCAGCCGCCCCCGCCTCCAGCCAGCCGGCCGCCCAGGCCGCGGCACAGGCCCCCGCTCCAGCAGCGCCGGCTCCGGCTGCCGCCGGCCAGCAGCCCGCGGCGGCACAGCAGGCCAAGCAGCCCCAGACAGCAGCATCGACACAGAAGGCAGCGCCCGCCGGAGGCGGCGCCCCGACCGGAGGCACGGTGAACCAGCCGACCAGCGCGCAACCCAAGCCCGCGCCCGCGACCGCTGCGGACGCGGAGCGGCGGATCCTGCGCGGCGCGCCCGCACGGACCGCGCAGAACATGGAGACCAGCCTCACGGTCCCGACCGCGACCAGCGTTCGCGAGGTGCCGGTCAAGCTGCTGATCGACAACCGGATCGTCATCAACAACCACCTGCGCCGGGCGCGCGGTGGCAAGATCTCGTTCACCCACCTGGTCGGCTGGGCCCTGGTCCGGGCGCTCAAGACGCTGCCCGAGATGAACGCGTCGTACGACGTGACCGACGGCAAGCCGACGCTGGTCCAGCCCGAGCACATCAACCTCGGCCTGGCCATCGACATGCAGAAGCCCGACGGCACCCGGCAGCTGCTGGTGCCGTCGATCAAGGCCGCCGAGTCGATGACGTTCGCCCAGTTCTGGATGGCCTACGAGGACGTCGTCCGGCGGGCCCGGGACAACAAGCTCGCGCTGCCCGACTTCCAGGGCACCACGATCAGCCTGACCAACCCCGGCACGATCGGCACCCAGCACTCGGTGCCGCGGCTGATGAGCGGCCAGGGCTGCATCGTCGGCGTCGGCGCGATGGACTACCCCTCGGCGTACCAGGGCGCGGCCGAGGAGACGATGGCCAAGCTCGCGGTCAGCAAGGTGATGACGCTGACCTCGACCTACGACCACCGGATAATCCAGGGCGCCCAGTCGGGTGAGTTCCTGCGCCGGCTGCACCGGCTGCTGCTCGGCGACGAGGGCTTCTACGACGAGATCTTCCAGTCGCTGCGGATCCCGTACGAGCCGATCCGCTGGGCCGCCGACCTCCCGCACAGCCACGAGGAGGACATCAGCAAGCAGGCCCGCATCCTCGAGCTGATCCACGCGTACCGGGTGCGCGGCCACATCATGGCCGACACCGACCCGCTGGAGTACAAGCAGCGCAGCCACCCCGACCTGGACGTCGCCACCCACGGGCTGACCCTGTGGGACCTGGACCGCGAGTTCGCCACCGGCTCCTTCGGTGAGCAGAGCGACCGCCGGTTCATGAAGCTGCGCGACATCCTGGGCATCCTGCGCGACTCGTACTGCCGGACCACCGGGATCGAGTACATGCACATCCAGGACCCCGAGCAGCGCAAGTGGATCCAGGAGCGGGTCGAGCGGCCGCACACCAAGCCGCCGCGCGAGGAGCAGCTCCGGATCCTGGCCAAGCTGAACGAGGCCGAGGCGTTCGAGACCTTCCTGCAGACCAAGTACGTCGGCCAGAAGCGGTTCTCGCTGGAGGGTGGCGAGACCACCATCCCGCTGCTCGACGAGCTGTGCGAGGAAGCCGCCGGGGCCGGCCTCGACGAGGTCACCATCGGGATGGCCCACCGTGGCCGGCTGAACGTGCTGGCCAACATCGTCGGCAAGTCGTACGGGCAGATCTTCCGCGAGTTCGACGGCAACATCGACCCGCGGACCGTCCAGGGCTCCGGTGACGTCAAGTACCACCTGGGCGCCGAGGGCGAGTTCGTCTCCGAGTTCGGCGACAAGATCAAGGTGTCGGTGGCGGCGAACCCGTCCCACCTGGAGACCGTCGACCCGGTGCTCGAGGGCATCGTCCGGGCCAAGCAGGACATCCTCGACCAGGGCGCGGCCTTCCCGGTACTTCCGGTACTGGTCCACGGTGACGCGGCGTTCGCCGGTCAGGGCGTGGTGGCCGAGACGCTCAACCTGTCGCAGCTGCGCGGGTACCGGACCGGTGGCACGATCCACGTGATCGTCAACAACCAGGTCGGCTTCACCACCTCGCCGGCCTCGTCGCGCTCGTCGATGTACTGCACCGACGTGGCCCGGATGGTCCAGGCGCCGATCTTCCACGTGAACGGCGACGACCCCGAGGCCTGCATCCGGGTCGCGGACCTGGCCTTCGAGTACCGCCAGGCGTTCAACAAGGACGTCGTCATCGACCTGGTCTGCTACCGCCGTCGCGGTCACAACGAGGGCGACGACCCGTCGTTCACGCAGCCGCTGATGTACGACCTGATCGAGCAGAAGCGGTCGGTCCGCAAGCTGTACACCGAGGCCCTGATCGGTCGTGGCGACATCACGATCGAAGAGGCCGAGCAGGCGATGCGCGACTTCCAGCAGCGGCTCGAGCGGGTCTTCACCGAGGTACGGGAGGCGAAGAGCCAGCCGGACACGCCGGCGCCGTACGTCACCGTGCCGAGCTACCCGGACAAGCCGGAGGGCCCGGACGCGACCGCGACCACGCCCGAGGTGCTGAAGAAGATCGCCGACGCGTACACCACGCTGCCGGAGGGCTTCACCGCGCACCCGAAGGTGATGCCGCAGCTGCAGCGCCGGGCCGGCGCGATCACGCAGGGCCCGGTCGACTGGGCATCCGCGGAGATCACCGCCTTCGGTTCGCTGCTGCTGGCCGGCCGTCCGGTCCGGCTCGCCGGTCAGGACAGCCGCCGGGGCACGTTCGTCCAGCGGTTCGCCGCGGTCATCGACCGGGTGAACGGCCAGGACTACGTCCCGCTGCAGAACCTCGACGAGCAGCAGGCGAACTTCTACGTCTACGACTCGCTGCTCAGCGAGTACGCCGCACTCGGCTTCGAGTACGGCTACTCCGTGGCCCGGCCGGACGCGCTGGTGCTGTGGGAGGCGCAGTTCGGTGACTTCGTGAACGGCGCCCAGTCGATCATCGACGAGTACATCTCGGCCGGTGAGGCGAAGTGGGGCCAGAAGTCCGGCGTCGTGCTGCTGCTGCCGCACGGCTACGAGGGCCAGGGCCCCGACCACTCGTCGGCCCGGATCGAGCGCTTCATGGCGCTGTGCGCCGAGAACGCGATGACGGTGGCCCAGCCGTCGACGCCCGCGTCGTACTTCCACCTGCTGCGCCGGCACACGCTGCAGGAGGAGCACAACCCGCTGATCGTCTTCACGCCGAAGCAGCTGCTCCGGTTGAAGGCAGCGGTGTCGCAGCCGGAGGAGCTGACCAGCGGTACGTTCCACCCGGTACTGGGCGACGCGGAGGCCGAGCAGAACCCGGCCGCCGTCGAGCGGGTCATCCTGTCCTCGGGCCGGATCATCTACGACCTGCTGGCCGAGCGGAAGAAGGCCGAGCCGGACAAGATCAGCACGGCGGTCCTGCGGATCGAGCAGCTCTACCCGCTGCCGGCCGAGGAGATCAAGGCCGAGCTGGCGAAGTACCCGAACCTGCAGGAGATCCGCTGGGTGCAGGACGAGCCGGCCAACCAGGGTCCGTGGCCGTTCATGGCGCTGAACCTGACCGAGCACCTGGGCGGCAAGCCGTTCTACCGGGTGTCCCGGCCGGCCATGTCCGCCACGTCGGTCGGTTCGCACAGCGTGCACGTCGCCGAGAACTCGACGCTGATGAAGCAGGCGTTCAGCTGACGTGTACTTCACCGACAGAGGGATCGAGGAGCTCGAGGGCCGGCGGGGCGAGGAAGAAGTCCCGTTGGCCTGGATCGCCGAACGGCTGCGCGAGTTCGTCGACCTGAACCCCGAGTTCGAAACCCCGATCGAACGCTTCGCCACCTGGCTCGCCAGGCTGGACGACGAGGACGATTAGCCCTTCCCTGCTTTAGCTTGTACAGATGCCCTTCGCCAGTCATCCCGTACGCCGGGTTGCCGCGGCGGAGGGCATCAGCGTTTCCACGGACTGGCCGCACACCGTCCCCGCCGTGCGCCAACTACTCACCGACGGCCTCGACCTCGGCCCCGGCGTCACCTTCCTCGTCGGCGAGAACGGCGCCGGCAAGTCCACCCTCGTCGAGGCGATCGCCGTCGCCTACGGGATGTCACCCGAGGGCGGCTCGACAGGCGCCCGGCTCTCCACCCGCGTCACCGAGTCACCGCTGTGGGAGGAACTCCAGCTCACCCGCGGCGCCGGCGCCGCCAAGGCCGGCTATTTCCTGCGCGCCGAGACCATGCACGGCTTCTACAGCTACCTGGAAGACAACCCACGCCCCAGCGGCCCACCGGACCTGCCGTTCCACCGGATGAGCCACGGCGAGAGCTTCCTCAACCTGATCGACGATCGCTTCACCCGCCGCGGCTTCTACTGCCTCGACGAGCCGGAGTCCGCCCTGTCCTTCTCCTCCAGCCTCGCCGTGATCGGCGTACTCGACCGCCTGGCGAAGTCCGGCTCCCAGGTCCTCTGCGCCACCCACTCCCCCGTCATCGCGGCCCTCCCCGGCGCAACCATCCTCGAGGTCGGCGACTGGGGCATCCGCGAAGCGACCTGGGCAGACCTGCAGCTCGTACAGAACTGGAAGGCGTACCTGGAAGCCCCAGAGCGCTACCTACGCCACGTTCTCTAGTCCGTGTGCGGCGGACGCCTGCGCAGCGGTGGGTCCGGGGCCAGCGAGCCGTCGGGAGCGATGTGCTCGAAGATCTGGTCGACCATGTTCAGCACGTGCGGGTCGTCCACGGTGTAGATGTGCCGTCGGCCTTCGCGGCGGGCGGTGATGATGCCGGCCAGGCGGAGTTTGCCGAGGTGCTGGCTCGCGGTGGCGATACTGACGCCGACGCGGTCGGCGAGCGTGCCGACGTCGTACTCGCCCTGGGCCGCCAGGGACACCAGGTGCAGCCGGACCGGCGCCGAAAGCATCGCGAACGTGCTGGCGGCGGCGTCGAGCTGGGCTCGGGTGGGTTCAGGGGGTGTGCTCATCGCGGAGTCATTGTGACCTTTCCGGAGGTCCCCCGGTACTCGGCAGGCCGAGCGTGAGTACGGTCTCATACTTGCGCAATTGCGAAAGTATCGAAACGGTGGCAGGCTGGACATCGTGATCAGAGCTCTCCGCCCCGTACTTCTGCTGCTTCTCGCGGCTGTTCCGGCCATTGCGCTCCGGATCAGCGGGGTGCATCCGGCAGCTCCGTTGGCCATCGTTGTCTTCGGCCTCGGAGTGGTCGCGGCGTCGTTCGTCCTGGCCTGGGCGGCCGAAGCTGCCGAGGTCGACATCTCCGGCGGCCTCGCGATCGCGCTGCTCGCGGTCATCGCGGTGCTCCCGGAGTACGCGGTGGACCTGTACTTCGCCCACACGGCCGGCAGCCAGCCGGAGTACGTCGCCTACGCCGCCGCCAACATGACCGGCTCCAACCGGCTACTGCTCGGCCTCGGCTGGTCCAGCGTCGTACTGATCAGCCTGTACGTCGCCAGCAAGCGCAGTGGCCGCACCATCAAGGCCCTGGTGCTCGAATCCGGCTACCGCCGCGAGCTGGGCTTCCTGGCCGTCGCCAGCGTCGTCGCCTTCATCATCCCGATCACCGGGCAGATCCACTTGCTGCTGGGCATCGCACTGCTGGCCTTCTTCGCGTACTACCTCTGGCGCGCGGCCGCGAGTGACCACGACCACGAGCCGGACCTCATCGGACCGGCTGCCCGGATCGGCGGGCTCGACAAGGTGCAGCGGCGGATCGCTGTCGTGTCGATGTTCGTAGTGTCGGCCGGGATCATCCTGATGTCGGCAGAGCCATTCGCTGACTCGCTGGTCCAGGGTGGACGCGCACTGGGCATTGACCAGTTCCTCCTGGTGCAGTGGCTGGCTCCGCTGGCCTCTGAGGCGCCGGAGTTCATCGTGGCGATCCTGTTCGCCTGGCGGGGCAAGGGAGCGGCTGCACTCGGCCTGCTGATCTCCGCGAAGGTGAACCAGTGGACGCTGCTCATCGGCAGCCTCCCGATCGCCTATGGCATCGGTGGCGGCCCTGCTGCCCTGCCGCTGGACGGTCGCCAGGTTGAGGAGTTCCTGCTGACCGCTACGCAGACAGTGCTGGGGCTGGCGGTCCTGTTGAGTCTGCGCTTCCCCCGCTGGGCCGCCTGGACGCTGCTGGGGTTGTTCGCGGTGCAGTTCGCAGTACCGGGTCAGACCGGGCGGTACGTGCTCTCGGGTGTCTACCTGGTGCTGGCGATCTGGGCACTCAGCTACAACCGCCAGTACGTTGTACAGACCCTGACGTCACCGTTCCGCCGCACCCCGAAGGTCGCAGCGGAACAGGACAGGGAGTTGGTCGGGGTCTAGCTCGCCTGCTGCTCTTCGACCATCGGGGTCGGTCGGCGGCGCTCCTGCGGGCCGGGGCGGCCACGGCGGCGGCCGGAGAGGAACTTCTCGCCGGCGGCGGTACCGGTGAACTTGGTCCGGCGGGCCCACTCCCGGCACTCCTCGATCACCGGGCAGGCGGTCATACAGATCGCCTGTGCCTTGCGCTGCTCCCAGGCGCTCGCGGTCTCGTCGTACGCCGGCGCCTGGCCGATGCATGCCGCTCGCATCATCCAGCGGTCGGCGGGGTCGGCGATCACCGTCAAGGTCGGCCTCATGGGCACTCCTGCTCAGTACTCATCGATCGGGCGGATCGATCCGGGGGGGGTTTCCCGCGGTACGACCAGCGTGCGCCAGCCTCGTTGCCCCGGTGCGACGGCAATGTTTCAGCCATGAAACGTCACGGCCGGACAATGTCACACCCGAGCGCCCGCCAGCCTCCGATTCGCCGCCGCCGTGAGCAAACTCCGCACCGTCTCCTCAGCACAAGCCCGGTTGGCCCCGATCCCCCCACGAGCCCCCCGCTTGATCCACCCAGCCACAAACTGCCCCGGCCGCCCGACCACAGCACCCGCTTCATTGGGCACGACCCCGAGCGCCTCATCAAACGGCAACCCAGGAATCGGCCGCCCGACGAAGCCAATGGCCGTGAAGAGGTTGCCCGCCGGGATGACGCCCCGGCTGGTGCTGAGCCCGACAGCCGGATCCCACGCAGTCGGCGTGGTGTCGAAGCGCAGCACAATCCGCCGCCCAGGTTCGGGCGGGCCGTCGAGCTCGTCCTTCTGGACGACCTCGACACCCTCCATGGCATACAGGTCGCGCAGCGCCGAGGCGGAGTACGCGGCAGCATCCGGGCCGCGACGGCCGAGGATGACTACCTCGGTGATGCCGCTGGTCGCGAGGGCGGTGCGGACTGCGGGTGGCAGGTCGAGGGTGGCCAGGCGGTCGGCGTCGCTGGTGAGTAGGCGGGCCAGGTCGAGGGCTACGTTGCCGTTGCCGACGATTACTGCGCGGGGGCCACGTAAAGCTACCGGCAGCTGGGTGGCGCCGGGGCGGCCGTTGTACCAGGCAACTACTTCGGAGGCGGGGCAACTACCTGCAAGATCTTCGCCGGGGATGCCGAGGCGGCGGCTGGTGAAGGAGCCGGCCGCGTGGATGACGGCGTCGTAGTAGCCCTCGAGTTCTGAGACGACGAACTCGGTGGCAGGGCGCCAGGTGACTCGGGGGTGGTCGATGATTCGGGTGAAGGTATCGACGATCTGCTTGGTCATCGGGTGGTCGGGGGCCACACCGTAGCGGGCGAGGCCGCCGATCACGGGCAGCCGGTCATAGACAGTCACCTCGGCGGTACTACGCAACAGCAGCTCCCGGGTCGCGTACATCCCGGCCGGTCCGGCGCCAACGACGGCGACCCGGTTTGGGCCGCTGGTCCAGGACGAGAAGCTGGGCGGCTCCCACGTGTCCAGATCGAGCGCATCCAACGCCGGCGTCGACGCGAAGTACGAGCGATTCAGCTCCACCTCGACCGGCGTCGCCTGCTCGGCGGGTTTGGCCGCGCCGACCGGGCACACATCCGCGCAAGCCCCACAGTCGATACAGGTCCGCGGATCGATGAACAGCCCATCGAGACCACCCGACGGATGAATGCTGTTCATCGGGCACACCGCCACGCAACTCGCGTCGGAGCAGCAGTCCCCCGAGATGACGTAAGCCATCAGCGCAACCCAGTACGCCGATAAACCCGCGTAGCCGCCGGGGTCAGCAACCCCATCTCCCCGAGGAAGTCCATCAAATTGGCGCAACTGGACCGCAGCAACGCCCGGTGATGCTCATTGGCCCGCGCCTCGCGAACCGCCCGATCCGCATCGAGACCGGCATTCGCGTAGACCGCCCGCGTCACCATGCTGCTCACGATCATGTCCGCCGCGATCGCGATCACCAGCGCACTCACCCACCGACGGGCGCCACCCGCACCGGCCATCCGCTGCCGCGTCTCGTCCCGCGCGAACACCATGTGCCGCGACTCCTCGACGACATGGATGTGGTTCACCGTCCGGACCAGCGGCTCGACCCGGCGATCGCGCATCCAGTCCCGCTGCATCACGTCGAGCACTTCCTCCGCGACCAGGATCGCCGCGTACGCCGTCTCGCCGGTCGCCACCGTCTTGAACATCCGCCCGAGCTCCCGCGCCTGCGCCCGCGGCCGGTACTCCGCGTCGACCAGCCGGCCCGAGGCCTTCGCGAACATGATCGAGTGCCGGCACTCGTCCGCGATCTCGGTCAACGCCCACTGGAACTCCGCACTGGCCGGGTTCAGCGCGTAGACATCGCGAAGGATCAACTGCTGCAGGATCAACTCGAACCAGATCCCGGTCGACGCGGTCGAGGCCGCCTCATGCCGGGTCAGCACAACGCGCTGCGCCTCGGACAGCTCGTCCCAGTACGGCGTGCCGTAGAGCGTGCTCCACTCCGGACTCAGCCCGTACCCGTCCCCGAGCGGCGCCTCCCAGTCGATCTCCGTCTCCGGATCGCGGGACAGCCGCGCCGAAGAGTCGAGCAGTCGCTGTGCGGTCTCGTCCGTACCGTGCATGAAGCACCTCCGCTAATACAACACTGTCTATGTAACATAGATCGTGTCGCAAAGCGGAGCAAGCCCCCGGGTCACTGGGTGGGACGAACCATCCTGATCTCCGGGACGCCGAAGAACGGCTCGTCCACCTGGGTACCGTCCTCGACGAACCCCTGCCGCCGGTAGAACGCCTTCGCCCGCTCGTTCCCCTCCAGCACCCAGAGGCTGGCCGCCTCCTTGCCAATGGCAACATCCAGCAGCCGGTGCCCGAGCCCGCTCCCCCACCACTTCTCGCGCACATAGATGGCGTACAGCTCCAACGGCGTCGGCGCATCCTCATCCCGCGTCGGCCCCGGCGAGGAGAACCCGATCACCCGGTCCTGTACCGCGGCGGCCGGATCCGGGTTGACCGCGACCCAGCGCAGTACGCCGCCCTCGAGCCGCTCCGTCCAGCGCTCAACACGCAGATCCAGCTCGTTGGTTTTCTCGGCCAGCCGCTCCGGGTCGACGAGTCCGGCGTACGCCTCCTGCCAGCAGGTCAGGTGACACCAGGCCGCAGCCTCGGCATCCGCGACGACTGCGCGGCGGATCTCGATCTCCATTCAGACAGTGAAGACGATCTTGCCGAACACGTCACCCGCATTAAGTTTCGCGAATCCCTCGCGCGCATCAGCGAGCGCATAGGTGCTGTCGATGTGCGGCCGGATCCCCGCGTTCGCCATGAACTGGACCAGTTGGGCCAGCTCCGCCCGCGTCCCCATCGTCGAGCCCTGCACCCGCAGTTGCAGGAAGAAGATGCGGTTGAGCTCGGCGGACTTCGGCGCCTGCCCGCTCGTCGCGCCGGAGATCACCACCGTGCCGCCCTGCTTGAGCGACTTCAACGAGTGCGACCAGGTCGCCTGCCCAACGGTCTCCATCACCGCGTCCACCCGCTCGGGCATCCGCGCGCCCGACTCGAAGGCCTCGTGCGCCCCGATCTCAACCGCCTTCGCGCGCTTGCCTTCATCGCGACTCGTTGCCCAGACCCGCAACCCGGCCGCCCGCGCGAGCGTGATCAGCGATGACGCGACCCCACCACCCGCGCCTTGGATGAGTACCGTGTCGCCCGGCTTCAGGTCGGACTGCGTGAACAACATCCGGTACGCCGTGAGCCAGGCGGTCGGCAGGCAAGCAGCCTCTTCGAAACTCAACCCAGCAGGCTTCGGTACTACGTTGGCAGCCGGCACCGCGATCTTCTGCGCCAGCGTGCCCTGGTGGACCTCGCTCAGCAGCGACCGCTTGGGGTCGAGCGTCTCGTCGCCCTTCCACGAGGGATCCGAGATGACCGCGTGCACCACCACTTCGTTGCCGTCCGGATCGATCCCGGCCGCATCGCAGCCGAGGATCATCGGCAGGTTCTTCTCCGCCAGCCCGACGCCCTTCAAAGACCACAGGTCATGGTGATTGAGCGCGGTCGCCTTGACGTCGACCGTCACCCACCCGTCAGCCGGCACCGGCTCAGGCCGCTCCCCCACCTCCAGCGCAGAGATCGGGTCGTCCGCGTCGAACCTGGCAGCGTAAGCAGCAAGCATGTCGTCCACCTTAGGTCCAGATGCGAGTTGGAGTGGCCGGGGTGCTGTGGATCCACCGGGCAACTCAGGGGCGGGCTACTCCGTCGCGGTGGGCGGCGTCGGCGACGGCTGCTGCTACGGCTGGGGCGACGCGCGGGTCGAACGGGGATGGGATGATGTAGTCCGCGCGGAGTTCGCCGGCGGGGATCAAGTTGGCCAGCGCCTCGGCGGCGGCCAGCTTCATGCCCTCGGTGATCCGGCTGGCGTTGACGTCGAAGGCACCGCGGAAGATGCCGGGGAACGCCAGCACGTTGTTGATCTGGTTCGGGAAGTCCGAGCGGCCCGTGGCGACCACCGCGGCGTGCCGGTGGGCGATGTCGGGGTGGACCTCGGGGTTCGGGTTGGCCAGGGCGAAGATCATCGCGCCGGGCGCCATCCGGGCGATGGCTTCCTCCGGGACGGTGCCGCCGGAGACGCCGAGGAACACGTCGGCCCCATCGAGCGCGTCGACCAGCCGGCCGGAGATACCGCCCGTGTTGGTGTCCTGGGCCAGTGAAAGCTTGACCGCGTTAAGGTCCGGGCGGTCCTCGTGCAGGACGCCCTTGCTGTCCACCACTGCCAAGTCGCCGACTCCTGCTTGCAAGAGGATCCGTGCGCAAGCGACCCCGGCCGCGCCCGCACCAGAGATGACGACGCGGATGTCGGAGATGGACTTGCCGGTCAAGCGCAGTGCGTTGCGCAACGCGGCGAGCACGACTACCGCAGTACCGTGCTGGTCATCGTGGAAGACCGGGATGTCGAGGCGTTCCTTCAGCCGGCGCTCGATCTCGAAGCAGCGCGGCGCGGAGATGTCCTCGAGGTTGATGCCACCGAAGGTCGGCGCCATCCGGACGACCGTCTCGACGAACTCGTCCACGTCCGTGCAGTCCAGCGCGATCGGCACCGAGTCGACGCCGCCGAACTCCTTGAACAGCAGGGCTTTGCCCTCCATCACCGGCAACGACGCGGCCGGCCCGATGTCACCGAGCCCGAGCACCGCGGTGCCGTCGGTGACGACGGCGACCACGTTGGACTTCCAGGTGTACTTGCGGACCAGCGACGGGTCCTCGGCGATCGCGGTGCAGACCCGGGCGACCCCCGGCGTGTAGGCGCGGGACAACTCGTCGGCGTTGCTCACATGGACCGAGGACGTGACCTCGATCTTGCCGCCGAGATGCAGCTCGAAGACCGGATCACCGGCGTACCGATCGGGCTGCGGGGCGGACGGAATCACTTCGGCGACCATGAAAAAGGGACCCTTCACTTCGGAAAGCAGGCAGAAGAACAGCGAGCGTGAGCGTTCGATGAGGGTGCGTCGAACGGCGCCGTTGCCAGGGGGTCACCCGTCGCTACGAGTAAACCACAGGAGGCACTGGTCCTATCTGTGAGGGTTCCCACACGGCAGTACTCCGGGTGACGATCGAGTCTCGTCCGGGCAAAGCACCCCGCACGTGACTGCCTGCTGTGCCAGGATGCGGAGCATCCGGCCCGGTACCGTCCGGACCGGGGTTCCACACCCCGTCGAGGAGTCCTAGCGATGAATATCGTCCCCACCCTCCGCAAACCCCGCCTCGCGACCGCAGTCGCCTCGGTCGCCGTGCTCGCCCTCTCCCTGGCCGCCTGTGGCGGCGACGACTCCGGCAGCGGCGGTTCGAGCGACAAGGCCAAGGAGGCCGGGATCACGCTGGTCAAGCCCGGCAAACTGACCGTCTGCACACACCTGTCCTACAAGCCGTTCGAGTACAAGGACGGCACCAAGGTGGTCGGCTTCGACGTCGA
This region includes:
- a CDS encoding WhiB family transcriptional regulator; translation: MRPTLTVIADPADRWMMRAACIGQAPAYDETASAWEQRKAQAICMTACPVIEECREWARRTKFTGTAAGEKFLSGRRRGRPGPQERRRPTPMVEEQQAS
- a CDS encoding FAD-dependent oxidoreductase, producing MAYVISGDCCSDASCVAVCPMNSIHPSGGLDGLFIDPRTCIDCGACADVCPVGAAKPAEQATPVEVELNRSYFASTPALDALDLDTWEPPSFSSWTSGPNRVAVVGAGPAGMYATRELLLRSTAEVTVYDRLPVIGGLARYGVAPDHPMTKQIVDTFTRIIDHPRVTWRPATEFVVSELEGYYDAVIHAAGSFTSRRLGIPGEDLAGSCPASEVVAWYNGRPGATQLPVALRGPRAVIVGNGNVALDLARLLTSDADRLATLDLPPAVRTALATSGITEVVILGRRGPDAAAYSASALRDLYAMEGVEVVQKDELDGPPEPGRRIVLRFDTTPTAWDPAVGLSTSRGVIPAGNLFTAIGFVGRPIPGLPFDEALGVVPNEAGAVVGRPGQFVAGWIKRGARGGIGANRACAEETVRSLLTAAANRRLAGARV
- a CDS encoding AurF N-oxygenase family protein, coding for MHGTDETAQRLLDSSARLSRDPETEIDWEAPLGDGYGLSPEWSTLYGTPYWDELSEAQRVVLTRHEAASTASTGIWFELILQQLILRDVYALNPASAEFQWALTEIADECRHSIMFAKASGRLVDAEYRPRAQARELGRMFKTVATGETAYAAILVAEEVLDVMQRDWMRDRRVEPLVRTVNHIHVVEESRHMVFARDETRQRMAGAGGARRWVSALVIAIAADMIVSSMVTRAVYANAGLDADRAVREARANEHHRALLRSSCANLMDFLGEMGLLTPAATRVYRRTGLR
- a CDS encoding GNAT family N-acetyltransferase gives rise to the protein MEIEIRRAVVADAEAAAWCHLTCWQEAYAGLVDPERLAEKTNELDLRVERWTERLEGGVLRWVAVNPDPAAAVQDRVIGFSSPGPTRDEDAPTPLELYAIYVREKWWGSGLGHRLLDVAIGKEAASLWVLEGNERAKAFYRRQGFVEDGTQVDEPFFGVPEIRMVRPTQ
- a CDS encoding zinc-binding dehydrogenase; this encodes MLAAYAARFDADDPISALEVGERPEPVPADGWVTVDVKATALNHHDLWSLKGVGLAEKNLPMILGCDAAGIDPDGNEVVVHAVISDPSWKGDETLDPKRSLLSEVHQGTLAQKIAVPAANVVPKPAGLSFEEAACLPTAWLTAYRMLFTQSDLKPGDTVLIQGAGGGVASSLITLARAAGLRVWATSRDEGKRAKAVEIGAHEAFESGARMPERVDAVMETVGQATWSHSLKSLKQGGTVVISGATSGQAPKSAELNRIFFLQLRVQGSTMGTRAELAQLVQFMANAGIRPHIDSTYALADAREGFAKLNAGDVFGKIVFTV
- a CDS encoding NAD(P)-dependent malic enzyme, whose translation is MVAEVIPSAPQPDRYAGDPVFELHLGGKIEVTSSVHVSNADELSRAYTPGVARVCTAIAEDPSLVRKYTWKSNVVAVVTDGTAVLGLGDIGPAASLPVMEGKALLFKEFGGVDSVPIALDCTDVDEFVETVVRMAPTFGGINLEDISAPRCFEIERRLKERLDIPVFHDDQHGTAVVVLAALRNALRLTGKSISDIRVVISGAGAAGVACARILLQAGVGDLAVVDSKGVLHEDRPDLNAVKLSLAQDTNTGGISGRLVDALDGADVFLGVSGGTVPEEAIARMAPGAMIFALANPNPEVHPDIAHRHAAVVATGRSDFPNQINNVLAFPGIFRGAFDVNASRITEGMKLAAAEALANLIPAGELRADYIIPSPFDPRVAPAVAAAVADAAHRDGVARP